The Candidatus Deferrimicrobiaceae bacterium region AGCCCCTTGACGAATATTTCCGCACCGGTCAGTTTCACAGCGTTGCCCCCTTTCACTGCGGCCGTGCTTTCATCCAGTCGTTCGCTATCGGACGACGGCCCCCTCGTCGGCCGAGCGAACCAGCTTGGCGTAGCGCGCCAGGTAACCCCGCTCGATCTTGGGGTGGGGCGCCTTCCATGTTTTCTTGCGCCGCGCCAGCTCGGCCGCGGAAACATCAAGCGTCAGCTTGCGCTTCGGGATGTCGAGGATGATCGTGTCGCCGTCCTTGACCAGCGCGATCGGCCCGCCGTCCGCCGCCTCGGGCGAGACGTGGCCGATGCAGGGGCCGCGCGTGCCGCCCGAGAAGCGCCCGTCGGTGACCAGCGCGACGCTCGTGCCCAGCCCCATCCCCATGATGGCCGAGGTGGGCGAAAGCATCTCGCGCATGCCGGGGCCGCCCTTGGGCCCTTCGTAGCGGATGACCACGACCATGCCCGCCTTGATCTTGCCGCCCATGATGGCGGCCATCGCGTCGGCTTCGGCGTTGAACACCTTGGCTTTTCCCTTGAACTCGAACATCGACGGGTCGACCGCGGAATGCTTGACGACCGAGCCGTTGGGCGCCAGGTTGCCGGTCAGCACCGCGAGGCCCCCTTCGGGCCGGACCGGCTTGTCGAGCCGCCGGATGATGTCGTCGCCGACCGGCTTGCCCTTCTTCGCGATCTCCTTGATGTCGAAGCCCGAGACGGTCGGGTTCTTCTTGAGTTTGGGCAGCAGCCGGTTGAGGATGGCCGGGACGCCGCCGCAATACTCGACGTCTTCCATGAGGTCGGGACCGACCGGCGTCACCGTGGTGAGCTGCGGCGTTTCGCGCGCGATCCGGTCGAACTCGGAGAGCGGCAGGTCGACGCCCGCCTCGCGGGCGATGGCCAGCAGGTGGAGCACCGTGTTGGAGGAACCGCCCAGCGCGACGTCGACGCGGATGGCGTTCTCGAATGCCGCGCGGGTCATGATCTTGCGCGCCGTAACGTTCTTGCGCACCAGCTCGACGATCCGCTCGCCGGTCGCGAAGCCGATGTGCCGCTTCTTGGCCAGCCCCGCGATGGCGGTGGCGCAGCCGGGCAGCGACATCCCCATGGTCTCGGTCAGGCACGCCATGGTGTTGGCGGTGTAGAGCCCCTGGCACGAGCCCTCGCCGGGGCACGCCTCGGCCTCGAGGTGCCGCAGCTCGGACTCCTTGATCTCG contains the following coding sequences:
- the ilvD gene encoding dihydroxy-acid dehydratase, which translates into the protein MRSDRTKKGLERMPARALYCAAGVPQESMGKPFIGIASSFTDLVPGHVGMRALERVAENGVHAGGGYPFIFGVPAVCDGIAMGHAGMHYSLPLRELVADMVESVAEAHALDGLILLTNCDKITPGMLMAAARLDIPCIVLTAGPMQGGRMGNRRLSLINDTFEAVGRFQRGEIKESELRHLEAEACPGEGSCQGLYTANTMACLTETMGMSLPGCATAIAGLAKKRHIGFATGERIVELVRKNVTARKIMTRAAFENAIRVDVALGGSSNTVLHLLAIAREAGVDLPLSEFDRIARETPQLTTVTPVGPDLMEDVEYCGGVPAILNRLLPKLKKNPTVSGFDIKEIAKKGKPVGDDIIRRLDKPVRPEGGLAVLTGNLAPNGSVVKHSAVDPSMFEFKGKAKVFNAEADAMAAIMGGKIKAGMVVVIRYEGPKGGPGMREMLSPTSAIMGMGLGTSVALVTDGRFSGGTRGPCIGHVSPEAADGGPIALVKDGDTIILDIPKRKLTLDVSAAELARRKKTWKAPHPKIERGYLARYAKLVRSADEGAVVR